In Streptomyces avermitilis MA-4680 = NBRC 14893, the genomic window GCCCGCTCCCTCACCTCTTCGAGATCAGGAGAAACCCAGCATGACGCATCGCTCCGCCCCCTTCGCCGCCGTCCTCGGATTGGGACGCGCCGGGTCGAACATCGGTGATCATTTTGTGCAGTCCGACTACTGCGCCCGGGTCAAGGGCGCCACCGACGCCAAGCCGGTCCACTTCGCCGCCACCCCGGACGACGAACCCACCGTCCACGGCACGGCCGACGGCATCAAGGCATGCGCCTGGCACTGCCTGACCTACACCGCCACCCAGGCCCTCGCGGTCGGTGTCGGCGCCCGGGTCCTGGGCATCCGGCTGCACCCCGGAGCCGCCGCGGCCGCGCTCGCCCTGTCCTTCGCCACGCATTACGCCGCGGACCGCAGGGTGCCCGGCGGGCTCTTGGAGACGCTCGCCACGAAGACCGGCAAGGGCAACTTCTGGCGCCTGGCCGACCACGGAATCAACGGCGCGTACTGCCTCGACAGCGCATGGCATCACGGCTGGGAGACGATCGCCGCCCTCATCGCCGCCACCAAGGCGACGACCCGGTGACCGCCCGCTCCCGCACCCGTTTGGAGCGGGTGCGCGGCTCGCTCGGCATCGCCCAGCTCGCCCTCCAGCAGATCGAGGACGACCTGAAAGCCGACGACGTCGACGCCCGCGAGCTCGCCGCGATCCTGCGCGAGATCCAGGAGGACATCGACATGCCCGGCGGCCTCTTCCCCGCCCTCGCGCAGCTGGTCAGCACCGCCGCACGCAGGGCGGAGCAGATCGAGCCCGACCGCGACGGCGACGCCTCCTGCTACCTGCACGAGGCCGCCGCCCTGATCACCGACAACGCCGGGCAGCGCCTGAACTGGGCGGCCCGCTCCCTCCACCCGCAAGGAGACGACGCATGACGGTGCTGTACCCGGACCTGCCCGAGAACGGGCTCATCGTGCTGATCGGTGCCTCCGGCGCGGGCAAGTCCACGCTCGCCCGCACCCGGCCGGCCTCCCAGGTCCTCTCGCTCGATCGTCTGCGGGGCGTGGTCGGTGACGACCCTGGGCGGCAGGACGCGACCGGTGACGCGGCCGACGTCCTCAAGCTGATCCTGGAGCGCCGGATGGCCCGGGGACTCAACACGGTGATCGACGCGACCAATTGCGAGCAGCCCATCAGGGTGGAGCTGGTGACGGCCGCCAAGCGGCACGGCATGCCGACGGTCGCGGTCATCGTCCCCACGCCGCTGTCGGTGTGCCTGGAACGGCAGCACCCGCGCCCGGCCAACCGGCGCGTGCCCCAGGACGTCGTCCGCGCCCAGCACAAGGCGATGACGTACTCGCACCAGCAGCTGGCCGCCGAAGGCTTCAACACCATCGTCTTCGCCGACAACCTGTACCGCCTGGAGCCGCTGCTGAAGCGGCTTTCCGAGCGCCGTGAGGCCGACCTCGGGCGGGACGGCGGCAAAGGACTGGGTGACCTTCTCCTGGTCCGCCGGTTCTTCGGCCCGGCGATCCTGCCGCTGTGGCGGTGGCGGCCCGGCTCGGACCTGGTGACCGGCCGGGACCGCGTCGCGGAGATCCGCCTCGGGCAGCAGTACCTCACCCTTGCCTACCGCGCCGACGTCGACAGCGAGGGGGACTTCGGCTTCGACGTTCTGCTGCCGTGCCCCGTCGACCCGGAGTGCGCCGGGCAGGCGTGGGCGCCGGTCTACTCGGTCACCGACCTGCACAAGGCGCTGACCGGCGCCATGGACAGCGATCCGGATCTCGTCTGCACCGTCCACGGCGACGGCGCCGACGACGACCAGGACGACGACCCCGAGGGCCGCGCGGACCTTCAGGCGCAGTTCGCGGACGCGGTCGCTTGAGCCGCGCCGCCGACGGACCGCACCCCCACCCGCTCACCCCGGCTGACCTTCCGACCGGGGATGAGTGGTGGCGCGGCTGCCCGGAGTGCCACCTGCCGATCCAGGGCGGGGGCGCCGGCCTCGCCGCGCACCGCCGCACCGTCGGTGATCCCCGGCGCCCGATCACGATCCATCTGGAGTTCTGACCCGCCCTCACCGGCGTGACGGACGCTCCGCGCCGCCCCGGCCCCGTTCGACGGAGGCCGGGGCGGTCGCGGTGGTCCCTCAACACCGAGGCACCAACACCGAGCAGAGAAAGGAGCTGGACGTCATGCACCTGCGCACCTACGAGGTGGACGTCCCGATCCACGACACCACCGACCCGGACCGGCGCGGTCTGCACGTCTTTACCGGCGTCGCCGACTCCCCGGCCGCGGCCCTGCGGCGCGCGCACGAGGTGTATGACGCCGCGCTCGCCGCGCACACGGCCGGACTCGAGGTCCCCGGCAAGCAGCCGGACAACTGGGGAGCGCGCGGGCTCCGGCCCGGCTGGCAGATGGAGTGGCCCGCCGCGAAGGCCGGCCTCTGGCACAACCCCGTCAGCTGGACCACCCGCAGCGACTTCGCGCTGTAGCTCCGCCCCGGGACAGCCGCTGTGCTTGGCGGCTAGACGGCTGTCCCGGGCCCATCCATCCCGTACGAGACGAGACGGAGAACCCAAGTATGTCGTCCCTCCTGCGCATTCACGGCCGGATCGGCCAGCGCACCCTCTTACTGACGACCGAGTGGGGGCGAGCCGCATGAGCCTCGCTACCCTGCCCGAGGGCGACTGGATCCGCGGCATCACGATCCGCCAGCCCTGGGCAACCTGCATCCTCGCCGGAAAGAGCCCGGAGAACAGGCCCGCCAACTGGCCGTGGCGTGGCTGGGTGATGATCCACGCCGGGAAGAAGAAGCCGGAGCCCGCCGTGCTGCGCGACCCGCTGGTCGCCACCGCGATCCGTGGCCGCGAACTGCACCTGGGCGCGGTCATCGGCGTCGCCCGCCTCACCGACTGCCACGTGGACCTGGGGCCCGAGCGGTGCACCAGCCCGTGGGCGGAGCGCGATGCTCACCACCTGGTCCTCGCCGACGTCCAGGAGCTCGCCCTGCCCGTGCCCGCCACGGGCGCGCTTCCCGCCTGGAAGCCGCAGCTGGATCTGGTGGAGCAGGTGTTCCAGCAGCTGCCCGACTTCCGGCTGTGACGGGCCGACGCAGCAAGAAGCCGCTGTTCGAGCCGGGTCTGATCCCGGTTCCCGGCGCCCTTCTCGACTGGCGCGACAACCAGCATTTCGACCGCTGGCAGGACCGCCCCTGCGCGCTGTGCGACAAGCCCACGCCCATGCGCTCGCACTACGGCGAGCCCGTGCACAAGGCCTGCGCTGAGGACTGGATCGCCGCGAACCCCACCGAGGCCCGCCTCGGACGGTTCGCCTCCGACGTCCAGCCCAAGAAGCGCCAGCGCGACGACGACCACGCCTGAATTCCTCCACCTGGAGGCTCCCTTGAGCAGCACCCAACGCGAGGTAGACCACGCCCTTGCCTACCCCGAGCCGCCCGCGTCCCCGCTCTGGCACCGCCACGGCGCGAAGGCCCGCCCGCTCACCGACGCCCAGAAGCAGCGCAACCGCGAGCTGCTGGACCTCGCGCAGCGCAAGCCCCGCACCACCGCCGCGTAGGAGGACCCCGGTCATGTTCACCGACATGAAAGAGGCCCTCGAAGCCGAGGCCCTCGAACTCACCCCACTTGGCAGCGACCAGAGCAACGCCGCCTCCCTGGTGGTCGCCCACCAGGCCCGCGACAAGGACGACCTCGCCGACCTGCTGGGCGCCCTCGGACTGCCCTGCGCCGAAGACGACCTGGTGCGCCTGCTTCCGCACCTCACCAACCCCAACGACGACATCCCGACCGGAGACCCGATGACCGCCAACGCTTTCACCGCCACGGCCGCCTCCATGCTCACGAACGGCGACAGCCCCGAGCACGTACGCAGCACGCTCGGACTGTCGGAGAGCGAACTCGCCGAAGCTGTGAAGCACGCCGAACTGCCCGTCCCCACTGCCACCCCCGTCCCGGAGACGGACGACAGTGCCAGCGCCCCGGCCGAAGCCGTGAAGCACGCCGAACCCACCGCCGCCCCGGACACGGACGCCAGCGCCAGCGCCAGCGCCCCGGAGGCTGTCCCGGCGCCAGTGTCTGACGACACGGTGGACACCGACGGGATCGAGGCCCTGCTCTCCTGGGCGGAGAGCCACCCCGCCGCCAGCATCCGCAACCGGGCCGCCCGCGTGCGCAGCGACCTCACCGAGCTGACCGAGCGCCGCGCCACCGACGCCGCCCAACGGGAGGCAGAGGAACGCGTCGCCAACGCCAAGGCCGAACTGGAAGCCGCACAGGCGCAGCTGCGCGCGGTGAAGGCCGGCGGTCACACCGCGACGGCGGTACAGGACGCCACACCCCTGGCTCCCGCTCCCGCCCCGGCCCCGGCCGCGACCGCGACCGGCCAACGCAGCAAGGAAGAGCTGGCCGCGATCCGGACGTGGGCGCGCGCCAACGGCCACCAGGTCGCCGACAAGGGCAACCCCGCCAAGAAGGTCCTGGATGCGTACGACGCCGCCCACCGCACCGCCAACCTGGCGGAGGCTTCCCAATGATGTTGTCAAGCAGCGCGGTTTCAGCGCTGAATGGTGACAACCATCTGCGGCAGCACTCTGCCGACGATGGAACCCGAGGGCACGTTTCCTATGCGAACTGCGCCCATGGCGCGGTAGAAAGGCTCGGCGTTCGGGTCCGCATCGATCGTGAGCTGGGTGAACCCCAGGTCTCGTCCAGCAGCGATGGTGCGTTCGAACAGCAGGCGGCCGATCCCTTGGCCGATGGCCTGCGGCTCGACGAACATCATGCCCAGAACGCCAGTGGGTGGCTCTCCCTCAAGAGTCGTGAAGCCCAGGATGTGGCCATCTCTGTCAGCCACCGTGGTCCGTCGGCGTGCGACCTCGTGCGCGGCAACGGTGAGCTCGTCTCGACAGGCTTCCAGGAAGTCAGCGTCATAGCCCCAATGCGCTTTGGATCGCAGCGCCAAGTCGGTGAGTACGTCGGCTTCCGTCGCCCGTGCAGACCTGATCAGCACGTCCATCTACGTCCCCCGCTCAGGTGTAGGTCTTTCGATCTTCGCACCCTGCAGTCGTGCGGGAACAGTGCGCGATGGCCTCTGCCTGGACAGGGCAAGCGTTCAGCAGGCCGTTGCTGGAGGTTCGACCTGGTAGCACCGTCGGTCGCGGATGAGTGCCCACAGGACGTTGACGCGTCGCCGGGCCAGCGCCAGGACGGCCTGGATGTGGCTCTTTCCTTCGGCTCTCTTGCGGTCGTAGAACCGCTTGGAGTTGGGATCGCTCCAGGAGCTGACCAGCGCGGATGTGTAGAAGACGTGCTGCAGGCGCCGGTGGTAACGCTGTGGGCGGCGCAGATTCCCGCTGGTCTTTCCGGAGTCGTGCGGGGCGGGAGCGACACCGCCGAAGGCCGCGAGCCGGTCGGCGGTGGGGAAGCCGTCCAGGCTGCCGCCGACAGCAACCAGGAACTCGGCACCGAGCTTGGGTCCCATGCCCGGCATGCTGAGGACTATGTCGGCCAGTTCGTGTTCACGAAACCGGCCTTCGATGAGCTTTTCGGTCCCGGTGATCTTCTCGTTGAGGGCCATCACCTCCTTTGCCAGGGTGTGGACCATCTGCGCGATGACCTTCTCGCCGGCGACGGCGGTGTGCTGACGCTCGGCGGCCTCCACGGCTGCTTTGGCCAAGTTCTCGGCCCCACGAACCTTGCGGTTGCGCAGCCAGGTCGTCAGCCGGTTGAGGCCGATCCGGCGCAGAGCGGTCGGAGTCTGATAGCCGGTGAGGAGGACCAGCGGTCCGGCGTTGGTGAGTTCCACAGCCCGTTCCAAAGCGGGGAACATGCTGGTCAGCACCGAGCGGAGCCGGTTGATGGTACGGGTCCGTTCGGCGACCAGGTCGATGCGGCGGCTGGTCAGAAGCGCCAGCTCGATCGTGTCCTCGTCGCCGGGGCGGATGGGCCGCAGGTCTCGGCGCATACGCGCCTGGTCAGCAATGATCCTGGCGTCGCGGGCGTCGGTCTTGCCCTCGCCGCGGTAGGCGTCGGATGCGCGGTTCACCATGCGGCCGGGGATGTACAGCAGCTCCTGCATGTGGTTGATCAGTACCGCGATCAGCAGCCCGGGTTCGCCGCCCGTCATGTCCAATGCCCAGGTCACCTCGCGGCCGTCCGCGGTATCGAGGACGTCGCCGAGCAGCTGGAGGAGCTCCGGCTCGTCGTTGGCCACGCGGCGAGACAACAGTGTCTTGCCGTCAGCATCCATGGCGACGCAGTGGTGGTGCGTCTTGCCGCAGTCGATCCCGGCCCATATCCGGCTCATCGTGCTCCCGAAGTCGTTCCTGCCTTGCGTACCACGGACGACCTCGCCGGCATTGCTCTACACAGCGACCATCTCGCACTTCCCAATCGGCGGCCGAGTCGTCGTGGGGAGCGGGACGGCCAAGCCTCCGGAGCCACAGACGGCAGCGCAGCTGAGAGCCACACCCCACTCCCCTGGGTGCCACAACCCTACGAATGGCTGGGGCCAACCCGTGATCAGAAAGGTAGAGCGAGCTGATGGACGCCATCCCCTTCGCACTGGACGGCTACCTGGCCGCCGACCCCGAACCCGGTGACGGGGAGGACACCGCCTCCTGGCGGCTGAACTGCTCCGCCGGCACCGACCACCTGATGGAAGAAGCGGTCATCCCCTGCACCACCACGCAGCCGGAGATCGCGCACACCCTGCTCACCGAGCGGCAGCCCGGCGACCTGCTCCGGGTCAGCGGCCACCTCACGCTCCCGGACACCGCCGACGGAGTCATCCAGCTGCACGCCGACACCCTCGAAGTCCTCTGGGCAGCACCGGTACTGGATGGGGACGGGGACGACGCAGACACCGCGACCACGACAGACACGGACGCGGACCGCAACAGCGCCATCGCGGCTCTCGCCGACGCTCTCACCAGCCTCGGACAGGCCGCACCCGGCTCCGGGCAGAGCATCCGCATCCACATCAGCCCGACCGGGACCCTCGGTTCGGGCCTGGAGCACTGTCACCACTTCGACCTCCCCCCGGCCCTGGCCCACCGGCTCGCCGACTACATCGACGCCATGAACTGCTCCCTGGACAGCCAACACCCCGACGGCGTCGTCCTGGACCCGGAGACCATCGCGGACCTGACCGACCTGTTCGAGGACATCGACCTGATCGGCCTCACCAACACGGTCCTCAACGCGACCCGGCCCGAGTACCGGCCCGCCGTCACACAAGCGATGGACGACATGTTCGGCGACATCCCCGCCCCCGAGGACACCGACCCGTGACCGCCAGCCACACCCGAAGGGAAGCACCCCTGATGCCCCCACAGCCCCAGCGCAGCGTCCTGGAGCGGTTCCCCGCCGGAGGCCCCCGCGGCTCGTGGCCGGCGGAGGAGTACGCCGCCGCCCAGCGTGCCCAGGGCACGGACGCTCAGGTCGTGATGGACCTGCGCAGTGACCAGTTCCTCGTAGTTACCGGCACCGTCCCGCAGTAGCACCACCCCGGAGCGCCGCGCCCGACCTTCCCGGCCGGGCGCGGCGCTCCGCCGTTCCCTCACCACCGAGCAGAAGGGCACCCCTTCGTGCGTCTGATCCGCCTGATCTCCTTCGGCTATCTGCACCTGCCCACCGGCCCGGACGGCTCCCCCGTCCCGCCTGCCGCCGACCGTATCGAGGACGTCCGCGACCGGCTCCGCGACCCCGCCGCCGCCCGCGACATCCTCGACCTGGACGGCCTCAACCCCCGTGTCCAGGACGTCGTCCTGAACACCCCCGGCGCCCGCGAACTCATCGCCAACCTCGCCGATTACGCCGACCTGCCCGCCGGTCCGAGCCGCATCGCGATCGGCTGTGCAGGAGGCAGGCACAGGGCCAGCGGCCTCACCGAAATCCTTGCCCGCACACTCCGCGACCGGGGCCGCGAGGTCGAAGTCGAGCACCTCCATGTCCACTTGCCGCGCGTGCTCAAGACCCCCGCCCACGGCACCGCCCACCCCAGCTCCACGCAGGAGGCCACCCGATGAAGCGTCCCTTCCCCCGCTGCGGCCACACGCCCGGCGCCCTCAGCCCCGAGGACCAGGCCGCCGTCAACCAGTTCCGCGCGCTGCTCGCCGCACTGCGCGACATGGAGCCCTGGACCCCCGGCCTCTACCGGGACATCGCCGTACGCGTCGGACCGTTCGTGGAAAGGGCCCACCCCCGCCCGGGCGACGACCACGATCCCGACCTGATCGCCGTCTCCCTGGTCCACCCCGACACCCCGCACGCCGCGGCCTACCTCCACGGCCACCAGCTCTACACCGGTAGGGGCTGGCTGCGCTGCGAGACGGACAAGATCCTCGGAGTGTGGCACCCGGCCCTCACACCGCTCACCCACGCCGCGGCGGGCCTGGACCTCCCCGACGACGTCGGCATGAGCCTGGCGCACTACGCCGTCCATGTCGAAGCCCGCCGGAAGGACAACTCCGGCCGCATCATGCTCCGCATGGGCCCGTACACCCAGACCTGGCTCGCCTCCCGTGACGCGGACCGCCTCAACACCCTGCTGGAGGGCAAGGCGGCCACCGTCGTCCCCGGGTTCACGGTTACCGCGAAGGCGGCGCCGTTCGATGTCAGCGACCACGAGAGCTACGACGACCCGTAGGCGACCGAGGCCGCCGCGCTCCTGGCGGCCGCCATCGCTGCCGCACGGGCGGCGGCCGCCACCGTCCCCAACCCCGGCCCCGGGGAGCTGCCCGCAACATGGGCACCCTGATCTTCCCTCCACACACGAAGCCCTGTTCCCGGCCGCACGCTGGGAACAGGGCTTTTTGTGTTTTTTAGGAGCTTCCGGCGGGTGTGCGAGGCGGCAGCCTCGTCAGTCAGCGTTGGCGGCCCGCTTTTCTCGATCGCGGAGCAGCATGTCGCATACCTTGTCGCGTTCCTCTGGCGGCATTTTGAACAGGATCAGGGTTCCTGCTTCAAAGCCGTCGTGGTACGGGAACTTCTTCACTGCCGATTGGTCCTGCTGGCCATCACGGCCTTCAGCGCCTCGCGGCTCAGGAATCGACTCCTTGGGCGGATCTTGCCCGTCGGCAGCAGGCAGCAGTTGTTCCAGCACACCGGCCGTTACCTCGCTGTGATTTTTCACGGCGTGAAAATCAGCGGGCTCGGGCGCAGGCTGCTGTCGACTCCGCGCCCGGCGCTTCGAGGCCTCAGCCCGTTCATCGGCCTTAGCTTTCTGGGCTTCCGGGGAGAGCTTGGACAAATTCCGGACGTGCTCGGTCTTGCGCTCTCCCGTCATCAGGTCTTTCTGCAGCTCGGGAGACAGCTTGAGCAGGGACAGCTTGCTCGAAAGCGTGGAGGCGGACATGGACAGGCGCCTGCACGCCTTGGTCTGCGAGCCTCCGTAGTAGTCCACCAGTTGCTTGAGGGCGTGAGCTTCCTCAAGGTCCGTCATGTCCTCGCGGTGGTAGTTCGCGATGAACGCGGACTCCAAGAGCTTTTCGTCGCTGCTCAGCCGGGCGTCATCCACTCGCACGGGAATGGTCGCCAGTCCGACCTGCCGGGCTGCCTCGAGACGCCGGTGACCGTCTATGACCACATACTGCGCGCCGGGATCGAGATCGTTGGCGCGATCGGGCCGGCTGCGAACGTATGCGTCGACAGTACCGACCACGATCGGCAGGATGACGCCGACCTCACGCACCGACTCAACGGTGTACTCGAGGTTCCGGAGATGGTTGCGGGGGTTGTCGGGGTTGTCGCTGATGGCAGGGACGGGCAGATCGGTCAAATCCGCAGTGCCGACACCGCCGTTGATCGTCTCGTTGATCGCGTTTCTGCGTGCGCTGCGGTTGGAGGTGCTGCCGAACGAGGACCCACGCCCCAACTGGTCCTTCTTGCTCACTTGCCGACCCCTGCCACGATCAGTCGCATGATGTTCGCCTGCTTGCTCTCCGGGACGTACGCCAGCAGAGGCCGCTTGAGCCGCACGGACTCGCGCTGCTCCTTGAGGTCGTCGATCACAGCGATGACCCTGTCGTTCTCCATGTTGTGCCACTCCTCCAAAGAGGACGTGGCGATGTAGCCGCGGCGACTATCGAACTGGTTCACCACGATGCCCAGCCGGTCGATCTCGAGATGTAGGTCCGTCTCGAGGTCTTCGATCTGCTCGATGAGCATCTCGTAGGCGTCGGCTGAACTGTCCTCGGACTGCACGGGGACGAGCACTCCAGACCGACCAGGCTTCTCGTTCGGACGCCTGCGCCCGTAGTAGAGGCCGGCGTCCATGCTCAGTCCCAGGCTTGGCGGGGAGTCGACGACGATGACGTCGAAGTCGGCCTCAAGTGAGTGCAGCGCCCGCTCAAGCGCCATCTCCTTCTGGAAACCGCGGGACTGGGCGGCCGTGAGTGCCAGCTTGGAGTCCAGCAGGAATGCCTCGCGCGTGCCCGGCAGGACGTATAGCCGGCCCCCGAAACGCGGATCGTCGATTGCTACGAGCAGGTCCTTGATGTCGCCCTGAGCGTCACCGGACATGTGGGTGACCAGGCTGTCTTCACCCACGGCGATGGGCGGGATACCCAGCTGGTTGCTGAGGTGGAGCTGCGGGTCGTAGTCGACGAGGAGAACCCTCTGCCCACCCGCGGTGTAGTCGGCGATCAGGGCGAGGAGCTGCTCACGGGTGCGGTTGAGCCGCTCAAGCTCGGTGTCGGTCAGAGTCTGCACGAAGTTCTGCAGGCACTTGACGCCGATCCCCTGAGGCTCGGCGTGAGCTTCGGCGATTCCCGCAGAGATGGTGGTCTTGCCGACGCCGCCCTTCTGGTTGCAGACGATGATCCGACGCGGCGGGGCGGGCAGACCAGCCTGCTTGGGGGAAGGGTTGTCGTCCAGCCAGGACCGGATGCTCTGCGCAAGCCCCTGGATGTAAGAGAGGCCGCGTTCAGTACAACTGGCCTTGAAGTCGTCGTACATGCCTGTAGGCAGCCAGGTGGAGAACGACCTCGCACCCGACGTGTCGACGTCTGCGCCTGACCAGTCGCTGGCACGCCAGTTGGTGATGGCCGTGGTCGCGGCATCCTGGATGTCCAGGCCGAATTCGGCGCAACGGATCTTCAGTTCTTGCTGGAGCGCGGGCGGAAGCTTGGACGCCACCTTTTCCCGGTCTCCGTCAGGGTATGGAGAAGCCATGGCGTCACCTTACTGACCCTTGATTCCGGCGCGGTGTCCGGTGTGCAAGTTCTTGACCCGCTTCACCCGTTCGACGACCCGCCGATTTTCACGCCGTGAAAAGTCACGGAAAGGTAACGCTGCGGTCTGTGGTGACGCTCCCACGATCGAGTGACACCAGGGCGATCCGCTCAGCGAGTTGGCTACGCTGCTCCTCAAACGGCAGCGGCAAGGCCGTGCTCCCTTGAACGCCATCGGCCCACCGGCGTTCATCTACGGGCTGCGAAGGAGCTCAGCTTCACACCGCAACCACGCGCACCATCAACCCGGCTGACGGCCCGATCGCCGTACCGGAGGGCCGACTGGTACGGAGAATCAGGACCTCTCATGCGTAGTGAGCGGATCAGCCGACTCGCCGCCCGTCGCCAGCAGTACACGAACGAGACCTACCAGCAGGCCCGCAACCTGCTGCGCCCCGGGCGACCGCCTATCCCGGATGCGGACTGCGACAAGCAGCGGAACTTCGAGGCCGACCTCTTCCACCAGCTCATCGAGTCGAACAGGGACTTCACCGCCTATCCCTTCGGAATCCGGCGCGTCAGTCCGAAGCCCGACACGATCGAGCTGGTCGTCGAGAGTGAGCAGCGCGCCAGACGGCTGCTGTCGTGGCTGCTGCCTTGCTATGAGCCTGGCGGTGAGGTCCACGGCGTCCTGGGTCTTCGGATCCGGCAGCGCACAGTCAGGGGCGTGGAGCTGCACCTTGCTGGCCAACGCACCTCCGTATGGCTAACCGGCCCGCACCGCGACGTATGGAAGAGCGCGGAGAACGAGAGCCTCGAACATGTCGCGGACCTCGGATGGAAGGCCCTGTGGCGCGGACCGGAGCACTGGTCGGCGGAAGAGGTCGCCTTCGAGCATGAGTGGAACACGGGGGAGTGGACACGGCAGTTCCGGGCGGGCGCGTGGAGCGCCAGCGGGCTGCTGCGTCGTCTCGGGCTCTTCCGCACCCTCACCGCGGCAGACGCTGTCACCGGCTACAAAGGGTTGGGCATCAACGGCTACGACGGCAGCGGCCCGGTGCGCTGGTGCCTGGACATCATCCACCGATCCGGCATCCGGCACCGCAAGCAGCACCTGATCGAAGCGATCACGGACCCGGAGTTCGGGCTGCCTGTCTCCCGAGCCGATCACCTGGATGCGATCTATCCACCAGAGACGATGGAGAACTGGATCCGCCTGGATGATGAGGCCCGGACAGGCCTCATCGAACTCCGCTTCACCACCTGTGACTACGAGCAACTGCAGCTGAGCACCTGCGGTCCCGAGTACCAGGCGATCGCCGAAGCAGTCGAGCGGCGAATCAGCACCGCGACCCAGCGCCTCGGCCCTGGATGAGTTCCTCGGGAAAAACGAAGACCGTCCGAGGCTTCCCACGGGCAGCGCCGGACGGTCACCCCTCTTCGACCCGCAGTGCCAGCACGGCGGTGCCGACCTGAACTTCCCATCCCCGACGCACACGGACGGCATGGGCGCCGGCGATACCGGCCTGCGGATCGGTCAGCGCCATGGCGACGTCCTCGGCGAAGGGGAAGCTGCCCCACGTCAGTTCCCACCAGTCACCGCGACCCCAAAGACGCCTGCCCACGCGGCCTCCCCACGCACTGGTGCGATCCAGAGGATCCATGAACCAGTTCCCCAGCGCCCATTGCCGCTGGGGATCACGCAGTCCGATCCGTGTCACCAGGCCTGACAGAAGAACCAGCGTGTCATCTGTCATAGGCGGCACGTCCGCCAGTGCATCGTGCTCCTCCCCGGTCAGGCCCTGGTCCACGGTCCACACCCGGTGCTCGTCGAAGCCACCGTCGAAGGGAGGAACCGGGGGACGATCGGTGACGGTCATTCGTGCGCCGGTGACCAGATGCCGAAGCTGGAAGGCGTCAGCCCTTGCTTCCTCCAGACGCAGGCCGGGCAGACCCACCGGCTTGCCACGAGGCACCAAGTACGTGAGCACATTGGACGGCGTGGGCGTGATGACCACCAAGTCGTCGGGCCTGGGGGAGAGAATCAGGTCGTAGTGGGTCACCGACGCCATAGCCCACATGCCCGGCCACTCCTGCAGAGGGCCTCCGTTGAAGATGCCCAAAGCCAGCAATGCCCGAAGCCGTTGCTGGGCCAAGTCGGAGGTGTCGAAGCCCAGGTGGCCGCAACCGCGGGGAACACCTCGTGCAGCCGCCTGCCTATGTTCACCGGAGAAAGCGCGACGAGTCGCAGAAGCGGAACGACGACCGGAGTGGGCCATGCCAGAGTCCTTGCAGCCGCCCGGCCGGCAGACAGAGACACGGATCGACGATCA contains:
- a CDS encoding ParB/RepB/Spo0J family partition protein, with product MSKKDQLGRGSSFGSTSNRSARRNAINETINGGVGTADLTDLPVPAISDNPDNPRNHLRNLEYTVESVREVGVILPIVVGTVDAYVRSRPDRANDLDPGAQYVVIDGHRRLEAARQVGLATIPVRVDDARLSSDEKLLESAFIANYHREDMTDLEEAHALKQLVDYYGGSQTKACRRLSMSASTLSSKLSLLKLSPELQKDLMTGERKTEHVRNLSKLSPEAQKAKADERAEASKRRARSRQQPAPEPADFHAVKNHSEVTAGVLEQLLPAADGQDPPKESIPEPRGAEGRDGQQDQSAVKKFPYHDGFEAGTLILFKMPPEERDKVCDMLLRDREKRAANAD
- a CDS encoding ATP-binding protein, with product MTVLYPDLPENGLIVLIGASGAGKSTLARTRPASQVLSLDRLRGVVGDDPGRQDATGDAADVLKLILERRMARGLNTVIDATNCEQPIRVELVTAAKRHGMPTVAVIVPTPLSVCLERQHPRPANRRVPQDVVRAQHKAMTYSHQQLAAEGFNTIVFADNLYRLEPLLKRLSERREADLGRDGGKGLGDLLLVRRFFGPAILPLWRWRPGSDLVTGRDRVAEIRLGQQYLTLAYRADVDSEGDFGFDVLLPCPVDPECAGQAWAPVYSVTDLHKALTGAMDSDPDLVCTVHGDGADDDQDDDPEGRADLQAQFADAVA
- a CDS encoding Lsr2 family DNA-binding protein, translating into MFTDMKEALEAEALELTPLGSDQSNAASLVVAHQARDKDDLADLLGALGLPCAEDDLVRLLPHLTNPNDDIPTGDPMTANAFTATAASMLTNGDSPEHVRSTLGLSESELAEAVKHAELPVPTATPVPETDDSASAPAEAVKHAEPTAAPDTDASASASAPEAVPAPVSDDTVDTDGIEALLSWAESHPAASIRNRAARVRSDLTELTERRATDAAQREAEERVANAKAELEAAQAQLRAVKAGGHTATAVQDATPLAPAPAPAPAATATGQRSKEELAAIRTWARANGHQVADKGNPAKKVLDAYDAAHRTANLAEASQ
- a CDS encoding IS110 family transposase, with protein sequence MSRIWAGIDCGKTHHHCVAMDADGKTLLSRRVANDEPELLQLLGDVLDTADGREVTWALDMTGGEPGLLIAVLINHMQELLYIPGRMVNRASDAYRGEGKTDARDARIIADQARMRRDLRPIRPGDEDTIELALLTSRRIDLVAERTRTINRLRSVLTSMFPALERAVELTNAGPLVLLTGYQTPTALRRIGLNRLTTWLRNRKVRGAENLAKAAVEAAERQHTAVAGEKVIAQMVHTLAKEVMALNEKITGTEKLIEGRFREHELADIVLSMPGMGPKLGAEFLVAVGGSLDGFPTADRLAAFGGVAPAPHDSGKTSGNLRRPQRYHRRLQHVFYTSALVSSWSDPNSKRFYDRKRAEGKSHIQAVLALARRRVNVLWALIRDRRCYQVEPPATAC
- a CDS encoding ParA family protein — translated: MASPYPDGDREKVASKLPPALQQELKIRCAEFGLDIQDAATTAITNWRASDWSGADVDTSGARSFSTWLPTGMYDDFKASCTERGLSYIQGLAQSIRSWLDDNPSPKQAGLPAPPRRIIVCNQKGGVGKTTISAGIAEAHAEPQGIGVKCLQNFVQTLTDTELERLNRTREQLLALIADYTAGGQRVLLVDYDPQLHLSNQLGIPPIAVGEDSLVTHMSGDAQGDIKDLLVAIDDPRFGGRLYVLPGTREAFLLDSKLALTAAQSRGFQKEMALERALHSLEADFDVIVVDSPPSLGLSMDAGLYYGRRRPNEKPGRSGVLVPVQSEDSSADAYEMLIEQIEDLETDLHLEIDRLGIVVNQFDSRRGYIATSSLEEWHNMENDRVIAVIDDLKEQRESVRLKRPLLAYVPESKQANIMRLIVAGVGK
- a CDS encoding RapZ C-terminal domain-containing protein; the protein is MRLIRLISFGYLHLPTGPDGSPVPPAADRIEDVRDRLRDPAAARDILDLDGLNPRVQDVVLNTPGARELIANLADYADLPAGPSRIAIGCAGGRHRASGLTEILARTLRDRGREVEVEHLHVHLPRVLKTPAHGTAHPSSTQEATR
- a CDS encoding GNAT family N-acetyltransferase yields the protein MDVLIRSARATEADVLTDLALRSKAHWGYDADFLEACRDELTVAAHEVARRRTTVADRDGHILGFTTLEGEPPTGVLGMMFVEPQAIGQGIGRLLFERTIAAGRDLGFTQLTIDADPNAEPFYRAMGAVRIGNVPSGSIVGRVLPQMVVTIQR